The sequence CTTCCCCATAAGAGCTAGTGGCAAGCTTTGTATTCACTTTAAGCAACAGATTCCCAACAGGATCAAATTGCTAAAAAaccactacaacaacaacaacaaagccttttcccactaagtggggttggctatatgaatcctagaacgccattgcgctcggttttgtttcatgtcctccgttagatccaagtactctaagtcttttcttaaagtctcttccaaagtttttctaggtcttcctctaccccttcggccctgaacctctgtcccgtagtcacatcttcgaaccggagcgtcagtaggcattctttgcacatgtccaaaccaccgtaaccgattttctctcatctttccttcaatttcggctactcctactttacctcggatagcctcattcccaatcttatcctttctcgtgtgcccacacatcccacgaagcatcctcatctccgctacacccattttgtgtacgtgttgatgcttcaccgcccaacattatgtgccatacaacatcgctggccttattgccgtcctataaaattttcccttgagcttcagtggcctacaacggtcacacaacacgccggatgcactcttacacttcatccatccagcctgtattctatggttgagatctccatctaattctccgttctcttgcaagatagatcctaggtagcgaaaacgatcgctttttgtgatcttcgctagattgctccggtcattagtgtggataagtatataaatggatagagataggaaagcaaacacaagacgtacgtggttcacccagattggctacgtccacggaatagaggagttctcattaattgtgaagggtttacacaagtacataggttcaagctctcctttagtgagtacaagtgaatgatttagtacaaatgacattaggaaatattgtgggagaatgatctcgtaatcacgaaacttctaagtaccggagtgtggtatcgtcttgacttgccttatctgtctcataggtagatgtggcatcttctctggaagtactcttcctccatccaggggtggtatctttaactggtggagatgcacaatgtaatgtatcaatttcacttgaagcttacttgtagtttcaggcttggtcaagcgcgatacaaaccatgtagtaggagtcccccaagtcgccgagctaggggatctgctgaaagaggtgacagacaaggtaagcaatcagagctccaagcaatcagtcccagatcagaactttgatttcgagtaccggctgattgttcacattctccctatcttgcaggcagcatgaaggataaagagaagaaaaatgagaagatatgatatgagatacttttgcttttgaagaagtaactttccacaggcttattcttgaactgggctggagggttttctggtttcctccagagtataaggccgactaaagaatttgagggtcaaaacaagtccatcaaatctagagtacgttcgaccctgctaatatgggatacttttgcttttgacagagtagtggatgtatcggcacgtgtgctgttacgcttgtctccacatgcttctttgtatccttctcacttgccctatttgttcctctcGTAGATGCgatatcttccctggaaacataagatgttgaagatgagtactcgagagcaatgccaggtaagtaatcaggtaaggggttccaggcagtcagtttctaactggaagcttgattccaagtgctgactgattgctttctttctccttgtcttgcaggtaagaacaaagccaaaggaaaagacagggaaaaagcatgatatgggatactcttgcttttaaccctgatgatatgagatattcttgctctagtatagcttgtttacagaggtattatcggggggaaagaaagttgaatatttcgaaaggcttcattgggagtgccctttcagatatgaggaagggttgagcatttttgcaggtctgcctgtccgttggggatggaggtcgacatatataggagtctccctaacaacaagtagtaatgctattcctttaccctgcttggtcatagcacggtagtgggagctgccagcctcacatgttttaactctgttagagcactttgaaaaaatggtctgtggtatctggaaagctgatgttgcgtgtgaagattacagacaagctttatccaacgaaatccggctcttgaagttgggaaagtggtgcctcttcggttttcgaacaagcaatcctgttggggatctggctctcgagattcgaagaacaatgcatcttcgatttttgagaaagcaatcctgctgggggtctggctctcgagattcggatagcagtgtctcttcgatttttgagaaagtaatcatgttgggagtctggctctcgagattcggagggcggtgcctcttcgattttggagcaagcaatcttgttgggagtgttttctcgaatgtgagtaaaggttgggcatgtttgctagtctaccttgccacgaagcacagaggttgacacacagagactttccaattatccagcagtggtactgttcctttacccttgtgggtaataatatggtagctagaccttcaaaatttatgtgtctaagtTTTGTTagtattgtttctttgctattcttttacccttcttggtcagagcgatgtagtgggagttgcaagcttcacgtgtctcaactttatcagagaactttgacaaagttatatgtggtacccatgagctaatgttgcgtgtgggaagtgggtgattgaacagtaagattcatgtgctttctacttcaccagaaatcttcgacagaatgcccataattttcgcaaagctgagtgtgcgtgtgacaggtgctgacaaggctggaaaagtaggtgcctcttcaatttctgagatcggccatcgtggtctctgagcagcccaacttttgagaaagcaagcgcctcttcgatttctgagattggccttcgtggtctttgagcagcccagcttttgagaaagcaaacgcctcttcgatttctgagatcgaccctcgtggtctctgagcagcccagcttttgagaaagcaaacgcctcttcgatttctaaagcTCGGTCGGGTGcaaatttttatagaggctgacattaagttccaaagcacacttgaatcttcaccagtagaagctccattcttgcacttctaagatcttgatttgtccgacatcttctctcttcaacacctttgaaaatgtctggcccctccgaccgtcgttttgacttaaaccttgttgaagaggcagccacgccttctccagacaacatatggcgcccatccttcgtctcccctactggtcctcttaccgttggggatttcgtgatgaagaatgatatgaccgctgcggtggtggtcaggaaccttctcactcccaaagataacagactaatttccaaacggtctgatgagttggctgttaaggattatttggctctcagtgttcagtgtgtaggttctgtgtctaatatggcccaacgcctatttgctcgaacccgccaagttgaatcattggcggctgaagtgatgagtctcaaacaggagattagagggctcaagcatgagaataaacagttgcaccggctcgcacatgactatgctacaaacataaagaggaagcttgaccagatgaaggaatctgatggtcaggttttacttgatcatcagagatttgtgggtttgttccaaaggcatttattgccttcgtcttctggggctgtaccgcgtaatgaagctccaaataatcaacctctaatgcctcctccttctagggttctgtccagtactgaggcttcgaatgatccccctccggtgccttctctttctagggctttaccgactgctgagacttctcctaagcaacctttgtgaaggctccctcttgtttgtttattttgactcatgcatatgtacatatttgtaacttatcggggatatcaataaataagctttccttcatttcaacgtattgtgttaaatacaccaaagccttcttcgctaagtttttttaattttcttttgttgaagctttgtgagtggagcatgtaggttgaggtagtgttcccttaatttcctgagtgaggaaaacttctcggttggagactttgaaaatccaagtcactgagtaggatcggctatatgaatcttggaacgccattgtgctcggtcctgtgtcatgtcctccgttagatccaagtactctaagtcttttcttagagtctcttccaaagttttcctaggtcttcctctaccccttcggccctgaacctctgtcccatagtcgcatcttctaattggAGCGTTAGtatgccttctttgcacatgtccaaaccaccgtaatcgattttctctcatctttccttcaatttcggctactcctactttaccccggatatcctcattcataatcttatcctttctcgtgtgcccacatatccaacgaagcatcttcatctccgctacacccattttgtgtacgtgttgatgcttcaccgcccaacattctgtaccatacagcatcgctggccttattgtcgtcctataaaattttcccttgagcttcagtggcatacggcggtcacacaacacgccggatgcactcttccatttcatccatctagcttgtattctatggttgagatctccatctaattctccgttcttttgcaagatagatcctaggtaacgaaaacggtcgctctttggtatttcttgatcttcgatcctcacccctaactcgttttggcctccatttgcactgaacttgcactccatatattatgtctttgatcggcttaggcgaagacctttagattccaacacttctctccaaaggttaagctttgcatttaccccttcccgagtttcatctatcaacactatatcgtctgcgaaaagcatacaccaaggaatatcatcttgaatatgccCTGTTAACtaatccattaccaacgcaaaaaggtaaggacttaaggatgagccttgatgtaatcctacagttatgggaaagctttcggtttgtccttcatgagttcttacggcagtcttggctccttcatacatatcctttatagattggatatatgctactcgtactcctttcttctctaaaatcctccaaagaatgtctcttggaaccctatcatacgctttttccaaatctataaagaccatgtgtaaatcctttttcccatctctatatctttccatcaatcttcgtaagagatagattgcctccatggttgagcgccctggcatgaacccgaattggttgtccgaaacccgtgtctcttgcctcaatctatgctcaatgactctctcccagagcttcattgtatgactcattagcttaatacccctatagttcatgcaattttgtacgtcgcccttattcttgtagataggcacaaAAGTGCTTGTtcaccactcatttggcatcttcttcgttttcaaaatcctattgaaaaaagtcagtgagccatgttatacctgtctctcccaaaactttccacacttcgattggtatatcgtctgggcctactacttttctatgcttcatcttcttcaaagctaccaCCACTtattccttccggattcgacgataaaaaaagtagtttctacactcttctgagttactcaactcccctaaagaagcactcccttcatgtccttcattgaaaagattatgaaaataacctctccatctgtctttaaccgcgttctctgtagcaagaacatttccatcctcatccttgatgcacctcacttggtttaggtcccttgtcttcttttcccttgctctagctagtttatagatatccaactctcattctttggtatctagtcgcttatacatatcgtcataagccactaacttagcttctttcacagctttcttcgcctcttgcttcgtttttctatacctttcaccattttcatcggtcctatccttgtataaggctttacaacattccttcttagccttcacatttgtttgtacctcctcattccaccaccaagattccttttggtgtggggcaaagcccttggactctcctaatacctcttttgctacttttcggatacaaccagccatggaatcccacatttggctagcttccccctctctatcccacacacactgggtgattactttctctttgaaaatggcttgtttttcttcttttagattccaccatctagtccttgggcacttccaagtcttgttcttttttctcactcttttgatatgtacatccatcaacaacaagcgatgttgattagccacgctctttcctggtataactttgcaatccttacaagttatacgatcccctttcctcattagaagaaaatctatttgtgtttttgacgacctactcttgtaggtgatcacatgttcttctctcttcttaaagaaggtgttggctaagaagagatcatatgccattgcaaaatccaagatagcttccccatcctcgtttctctccccaaaaccatggccaccatgaaaacctccatagttgcctgtctccctgcccacgtgtccatttaaatctcctcctataaataacttctccgtctaaGCAATTCCTtacaccaagtctccaaggtcttcccaaaatttctccttcgaactcgtatccaaccctacttgaggtgcgtacgcactaatcacattgataagtttttgtcctattacaatcttgattgccatgattctatctcctaccctcttgacatctacaacatcttgtgtcaaggtcttgtccacgatgatgccaacaccatttctcgttctatttgtgcccgaataccaaagtttaaaccctgagttttctagatcctttgccttacgaccaacccacttagtttcttgtaggcacataatatttatcattctcctcaccataacttccaccacttccatagattttcccgttaaggttcctatattccacgttcctaaacgtattttgctctcttgaactctacccttatgtcctagcttcttcaccatcccccgtctaataggatcaaagtacttcttttgtgtgtcccgtgtaaagttgattggagcatatgctcccaaaccaataaataatcagaACTAATAAATCATGGGGACTCATTTGATTCCTATTAAATGAACATAATTTATCTGTTTGGCTACCCAGAAAATGCCGGAACAACAATTCAACATTTCACTAACTAATCCCAGAAACCAAGTTAAGGACCAACCAACCCAACAAAAATTACATGCATTTTGCTcagaaattttgaaacttttgCAGCCttgacaaacaaaacataaaacaaaagaCCATTCacatattttccttcattttctcagcaaccaaaaaCATGCCAAATTTTGGAGAGCAAACCAGATACTTACAAAGAAGGAACTTTGCCAATTGCCCACGTTGTGGTTAACCAAGCAGCGAGTATCTTCGATGCTCATGGTTCCTCGCTGGGCTTTCGAGCATCATATTGAACTGGGAGgacgatgagttggaagctcggATTCCGCGGCTCCGAATTGTAGAAATGTAGCGAGAAAACAGGTTCGGGGTGTGAAGATTGGTGGGTAGGAGTTGGATTTTATTGAGGTTTGGTGGCTTGGGAATGGAAGGGAGTGAAAGTGAGTAGCAGTAAGGGGAAGCCATGAAAGCAAAGGCAGGAGGATTCTGAGGAAGAAGAGCTCAGAGCAGAGTACAAGTAGCTGCTCCATTGTAATTTCGTTGTTTCTTATGTTTAAGCAGTCAGAGAGGCTTCAGGAGGTTGATCTCTTGTAATTATATACAAACTCGTTTCCCTTGTGTTATTAGGTTTCCCTTCTTTTATGAGGATTCCTTCTTACACAAGAATAGTTTCTTACTTTCTTAGGAATCGTATTCATTGGAACCCAAGTCTTAATGTATATTTTCTGAACATTATAATATCTCTTTTTGCCGAacttttttaaacaaacaaagttTCAATATAACAATTAGATTGATAGGGAACCAAAAtgaccctaaaaaaaaaaaaatcctttaaTCGTATTCATGTGGTGGAGTTTGTTAATAATTATAATCGAATCaaatttctctcatttttctgtCAAATATAAAGTACAAGTGTCGTTTCATTTTCATTgtatctattttattattactcttatttatttttacattcaATTCAAGATAGCGAATTTGATACCAACTTAGGCTGTCTATTGTGTGGTTTAGCCGAACTCCCTTCTCCTCCTAACGTAAAATATATTGTTATGCTAAAAAAGAATATTCAAGATGCATGACATGGAACCATCTCCAATTATCCTCCTTATTTTAGGTTTAACAATTGAATGATACTTGACTACCCAAAAGGTGATTAGTAGTTCGTATCAAAAGTGTTTGTTGCCGATTCATAGCAATTCATATTTATAATCAAAACccttcatattataaattaatCTATAAAAAtactacaaaaaaattaatctatTGCATGCCCCCTTCTCTGtctttccctctctcttcaATCTGTTGCATGCCCCCTGTATCCATGTCTTCACCATTTGATATGCCCTCAACATCATCCTCGTCCTGATATTCGGGCTTCACACGCCGAACGGGGATTGTAACGGAGTACACGGTGCCTAGGTCCTGATCCTCCGAGACACTAAGCTGGACTTTATCCTTCGAGTCTATTTCCACAAAATCGGACAGAGCTCCGACAATGTTGCTTACAATCTTCTGTTTCGCCTCATCAGTTACTGTGCATCGATCAGAGAAGAGGATCATCTGCAACCGCTGCTTTGCAATCTTTGCATTGGAAGTCCTTCGTGTCGATGGTGAAGGGAGCAATATCTTACATGCCAAATTCAAGCGCTCGAAAAAGCTCATGTTTATAGCATTGAGGAGAAAGCCTTCTGTTTCTTGGCTTATAGGTCCCGGAAAGAGTTCACTGTTTCCTTCAATTCCAAATGATTGGTCATAGTGACACTTCGAGTTCGAGCTATAGCAAACTAGATTTGAGAAAGACGTTTGATTCATCAGAGGAAAACTACCTCCGCCATTGAAACCGTTATATTTTACCTGCAGATATACGAGAGAGCATCAGACCTGAAATATAAACCGTTCCTTGAAGTTGAAGCCATATGACGGCAGTAGGTGTTTGAGAGGATTGTTGACAAATCTAATACAACAGATTTCAGtaaaagggtaatgctagggagactcaatttgtaaactaaatttcGAAAACTAAAGGATATGGAAGTTGATGGTTGGTTTATTGCTTAAGCGACATGCTTACACTAAACAAAAGAATCAGGCGCTATGCGTTACTCCCAAACCTCCCGGTTTAGGTATTCTTCAAATGAAATCTGAAAAACTAGTCAAATCCAAATTTCTAAAATTTACTTGATAGCAGGGAAAATTAGTGCAAAATCTCAGCACCTACATAATGAAAGCAGTAAAAAATTTGCCCCACCATTCACCTTCCAGAAAAAAGCACCTACATAACTGCTGCTTTGATATTTCCATCCAATAATGTTTCTTTTCATATTAAATTTTCATAAATTGACATTAAAAGGATAAATAGACAGAACAACGacaagaacacaaaaaaaaagcaGAACCGGCAGCCATAGAAATCAAATTGTAAACAAGACTTGCGAATTTCCAGCA is a genomic window of Malus domestica chromosome 09, GDT2T_hap1 containing:
- the LOC139188281 gene encoding cell division topological specificity factor homolog, chloroplastic-like; the protein is MAFSGDFGISAIFGTFPFKHHHSLGISLQPSKVKYNGFNGGGSFPLMNQTSFSNLVCYSSNSKCHYDQSFGIEGNSELFPGPISQETEGFLLNAINMSFFERLNLACKILLPSPSTRRTSNAKIAKQRLQMILFSDRCTVTDEAKQKIVSNIVGALSDFVEIDSKDKVQLSVSEDQDLGTVYSVTIPVRRVKPEYQDEDDVEGISNGEDMDTGGMQQIEERGKDREGGMQ